Proteins co-encoded in one Nothobranchius furzeri strain GRZ-AD chromosome 4, NfurGRZ-RIMD1, whole genome shotgun sequence genomic window:
- the LOC107389764 gene encoding nucleolar protein 58: protein MGGSSLKKVFIWKRKKKNKSPLNKAFKQLKRALPKKKTKRKGLLEKLNLKKDKQKKSDKKKAAKRKGLSLGLLRKESAPSASDGKKEKDRDGLGRVGEKIRKKLSLENKKEPSAETQAGPEAVNLKETERKTTLKKLKLIIRPSKATEIKAND from the coding sequence ATGGGTGGTTcctccttaaaaaaggtcttcatttggaagaggaagaagaaaaacaagtcacCTTTGAACAAAGCCTTCAAGCAGCTGAAGAGGGCGCTACCAAAGAAGAAAACCAAGAGGAAGGGCCTCCTGGAAAAACTCAACCTGAAGaaggacaaacagaaaaaatCTGACAAGAAGAAGGCAGCAAAGCGGAAGGGGCTTTCTCTGGGTCTCCTAAGGAAGGAGTCGGCTCCGAGTGCTTCAGATGGGAAGAAGGAAAAAGACAGAGACGGGCTGGGCCGAGTCGGGGAGAAGATAAGAAAGAAACTTTCACTAGAAAATAAAAAAGAGCCGAGTGCTGAAACACAGGCGGGTCCTGAGGCTGTAAACTTGAAGGAAACAGAGAGGAAAACAACCCTAAAGAAGCTGAAACTGATCATCAGGCCCAGCAAAGCAACAGAAATCAAAGCAAACGACTAA
- the LOC107389755 gene encoding lysophosphatidic acid receptor 2 — protein MAYPDKDGCYRNYSVKFFYEESGKNISDYWRKRDYLVVSLGLTVSFIVIFSNLLVIAAIFKNRRFHYPIYYLLGNLAVADLFSGVSYLYLMFHTGPWTIKLTIVQWFVRQGLIDTSLTASVLNLLAVAVERHQTIFNMQLHSSMSIRRVFLIILLIWVVSIGMGLIPNMGWNCLCNLETCSTMAPMYSRSYLIFWAVLNLLTFSIMVAVYMRIFFYVRHKNRQMSQHTSQNRYRETVMNLMKTVSMILGLFVVCWTPGLVVLLLDGLNFDKIVVLTLEKYCLVLAECNSFVNPIVYCFRDSDMRKTFERVLCCLCKRGNNQNGKSEAPFAYTETEHHTVRKKGDNNGTVLIRRDADNNPVASEGFL, from the exons ATGGCATATCCTGACAAAGATGGATGCTACAGAAACTACTCAGTCAAATTTTTTTATGAGGAGAGTGGCAAAAACATCAGTGACTACTGGCGCAAGCGAGACTATCTGGTTGTCAGTTTGGGTTTGACTGTTTCCTTCATAGTTATTTTTTCCAACCTCTTGGTCATCGCTGCCATTTTTAAAAACAGGCGCTTTCACTATCCCATCTACTACCTGTTAGGTAATCTGGCTGTAGCAGACTTGTTTTCAG GTGTCTCCTATCTCTACTTGATGTTTCATACTGGGCCCTGGACCATAAAGCTGACTATAGTCCAGTGGTTTGTGCGTCAGGGTCTGATTGACACCAGCCTCACAGCCTCGGTCCTCAATCTTCTGGCGGTGGCTGTGGAGCGTCACCAGACCATATTCAACATGCAGCTGCACAGCTCAATGAGCATACGCCGGGTTTTCCTTATCATCTTGTTGATCTGGGTGGTGTCCATCGGCATGGGCCTGATTCCCAACATGGGATGGAACTGCCTGTGCAACCTGGAAACATGCTCTACCATGGCACCAATGTACAGCCGCAGCTACCTGATTTTCTGGGCTGTTCTCAACTTGCTGACCTTCTCCATCATGGTGGCCGTCTACATGCGGATCTTTTTCTATGTGCGGCACAAGAACAGGCAGATGTCTCAACACACAAGCCAGAACAGATACAGAGAGACTGTGATGAACCTGATGAAGACCGTTTCAATGATTCTAG GGCTGTTTGTCGTCTGCTGGACGCCTGGCCTCGTCGTGCTGCTGCTCGACGGTCTGAATTTTGATAAGATCGTGGTGTTGACACTGGAGAAGTACTGCCTGGTGCTGGCCGAGTGCAACTCTTTTGTCAACCCCATCGTCTACTGCTTCAGGGACTCCGACATGAGGAAGACCTTCGAGAGAGTCCTGTGCTGCCTGTGCAAGAGGGGCAACAATCAGAACGGCAAATCCGAAGCTCCATTTGCCTACACTGAGACAGAG CACCATACTGTCCGGAAAAAAGGGGACAACAACGGGACTGTTCTCATACGCCGAGATGCGGACAACAACCCAGTAGCGTCAGAGGGCTTCCTGTAA